A single Lactuca sativa cultivar Salinas chromosome 8, Lsat_Salinas_v11, whole genome shotgun sequence DNA region contains:
- the LOC111907609 gene encoding uncharacterized protein LOC111907609, whose protein sequence is MTEEVEKVSLHVYDLSQGLAKQVSTSLLGKAIEGIWHTGIVVYGIEYYFGGGILETPVGTAPYGTPIEMIELGVTKIKKDDFVSYLKEISPRYTHETYNLLKHNCNTFSNEVAQFLVGTTIPQYILDLPNDVMNCPLAPLMLPMIQNLESQLRDNEVPQVLQLVAPLPASEGSKGEGSEVKPKKIHEPLVDPLGNARTQVQDDIAKEFAALRAQGTLSPSEAAALATRNVMQKYGFLDSTSNPNSNSISDSKSDSKSDSKSS, encoded by the exons ATGACTGAG gaggttgAAAAGGTGAGCTTGCATGTCTACGACTTAAGCCAAGGGCTAGCTAAACAGGTCTCCACTTCGTTGTTGGGGAAGGCTATTGAAGGCATATG GCACACGGGAATAGTGGTATATGGTATAGAGTATTATTTTGGTGGTGGGATACTAGAGACTCCAGTTGGAACAGCACCATATGGGACTCCAATTGAAATGATTGAGCTTGGTGTCACCAAGATTAAAAAGGATGACTTTGTGTCTTATTTAAAGGAAATAAGTCCGCGTTACACACATGAAACATACAATTTACTGAAGCATAATTGCAATACTTTTAGCAATGAAGTTGCACAGTTTCTTGTTGGCACCACCATCCCGCAGTACATTCTTGACCTCCCTAATGATGTCATGAACTGTCCACTCGCCCCTCTAATGC TGCCGATGATACAAAATCTAGAGTCTCAGTTGAGGGACAATGAAGTCCCGCAAGTCCTTCAACTTGTAGCACCGTTACCAGCATCAGAAGGCAGCAAAGGCGAAGGGTCGGAGGTGAAACCGAAGAAGATTCATGAACCGCTGGTTGATCCACTTGGAAATGCTCGGACTCAAGTGCAAGATGACATCGCTAAGGAGTTTGCTGCACTTAGGGCTCAGGGAACCTTAAGTCCCAGTGAAGCTGCTGCACTTGCCACCAGGAATGTCATGCAAAAATATGGATTCTTGGATTCCACTTCCAATCCCAATTCCAATTCCATTTCCGATTCCAAGTCTGATTCCAAGTCGGATTCCAAGTCCAGTTAA
- the LOC111907670 gene encoding uncharacterized protein LOC111907670 isoform X2 — protein MFEKVKSLQQRHPSLNVMGFQVCKSVSSDVVRSHLAKTIMSEYITFPILVSTKSLSEMSDKMGYMIFKGMEGPLLLHDKDVDFEILETAIKELIVQQKEKPGLLHNLRGSWVKPLDALKEPYLCSPLQNLLLYFPGCIEVDEVNERLFLSDTNHHRIIVFDGNGKILDCIGSSPGFEDGEFESSKIIRPAALFYHNEDDYLYFVDSENHAIRRADMESRTVETLYPKPNVSETKSGLVSWIIDKLWSTKDIPSNSEEVDPRLLFYPWHLLKSLENDLFILNRSFETLWIMDLSSGIIKEVVKGSANIIDICGQLIKEKSSLVKEIPPSQLPQNNFSVEGISHAGLLSSVATFQDNIVICDTDGQVVLKYNKTCDSMTSFEFSNFGMLGLPYWLVPPMESAYAAGFGVSGLPLDHIQHFSLLPGRIDIRMKVEIPQETELVEPLDEACIWRQTRGTATETLGAENKAESTEKVGVAQQWYDELDELASLTQKQVDAEEDKNMSDSRVQDGNVFIDCAVNTSPGTSEVIINAALYLRHKSGDDSKKKQEVGRLIDALNPSGKGNNVFLRPLHVKLKINSLDHPKADNSKDIILTESAIQVNVSLK, from the exons ATGTTTGAAAAAGTAAAATCACTTCAACAAAG GCATCCTTCCCTGAATGTTATGGGATTTCAGGTCTGCAAATCAGTTAGCAGTGATGTTGTTCGTTCTCATTTAGCAAAGACTATCATGAGTGAATACATCACATTTCCTATTTTAGTCTCGACCAAATCTCTTTCTGAG atgtctgataaaatgggcTACATGATATTTAAAGGTATGGAAGGTCCTCTACTCTTGCATGACAAGGATGTGGATTTTGAAATTCTTGAGACAG CCATTAAGGAGTTAATCGTGCAACAGAAAGAAAAACCAGGATTGTTGCATAATCTGAGAGGCAGTTGGGTAAAGCCACTTGATGCTTTAAAGGAACCATATCTCTGTTCCCCATTGCAGAATTTACTTCTTTATTTTCCAG GTTGCATTGAGGTTGATGAAGTTAATGAACGGTTGTTTCTTTCTGACACAAATCACCACCGTATAATTGTGTTTGATGGCAATGGAAAGATCTTAGATTGT aTTGGATCTTCACCTGGATTTGAAGATGGAGAGTTTGAATCTTCTAAAATAATCCGCCCTGCTGCTTTGTTTTATCACAATGAGGATGATTACCTCTATTTTGTTGACTCAGAG AATCATGCTATAAGGAGAGCTGATATGGAGAGCAGGACAGTTGAGACATTATATCCAAAACCTAATGTCAGTGAGACAAAAAGCGGTTTAGTGAGTTGGATCATTGATAAACTTTGgagtacgaaagacattccttcAAATTCTGAGGAAGTTGATCCTAGATTACTTTTTTACCCCTGGCATCTTCTCAAGTCATTGGAAAACGACCTCTTTATTCTCAACCGCAG TTTtgaaactttatggatcatggATCTGTCATCTGGTATCATTAAAGAAGTGGTCAAAG GATCTGCAAATATTATAGACATCTGCGGACAGTTGATAAAGGAGAAATCATCCCTTGTAAAAGAAATACCGCCTAGTCAGCTTCCACAAAATAATTTCTCGGTGGAGGGTATTTCACATGCGGGTCTGCTCTCTTCCGTGGCAACTTTTCAGGACAATATCGTAATTTGTGACACAG ATGGTCAGGTGGTgctgaaatacaacaaaacttGTGACTCAATGACAAGCTTTGAGTTCTCAAATTTTGGAATGCTTGGATTGCCATACTGGTTGGTCCCCCCTATGGAATCAGCTTATGCTGC TGGTTTTGGGGTCTCGGGACTTCCCCTGGATCATATTCAACATTTCAGCTTGTTACCAG GCAGGATAGACATACGGATGAAAGTAGAAATCCCTCAAGAGACAGAGCTTGTGGAGCCGCTAGATGAAGCTTGTATATGGCGCCAAACAAGAGGCACTGCCACTGAAACTTTAGGAGCTGAGAACAAAGCTGAATCCACAGAAAAG GTTGGTGTGGCCCAACAATGGTATGATGAGTTAGATGAACTTGCGTCTTTAACACAAAAACAAGTGGATGCTGAAGAGGATAAAAACATGTCTGATTCCAGAGTGCAAGATGGAAATGTATTCATTGATTGTGCTGTGAATACTAGCCCAGGAACAAGTGAg GTTATTATCAATGCTGCATTGTACTTGAGACATAAAAGCGGTGATGATTCTAAGAAGAAGCAGGAGGTGGGTAGATTGATAGATGCTTTAAACCCGAGTGGGAAGGGTAACAATGTATTTTTGAGGCCATTACATGTCAAGTTAAAGATCAATTCACTTGACCACCCAAAAGCAGACAACTCAAAAGACATAATTTTGACAGAATCTGCTATACAAGTTAATGTTTCTCTCAAATAA
- the LOC111907670 gene encoding uncharacterized protein LOC111907670 isoform X1 produces MVMRSVGRWYHILRKYQASRRVVNSVALYSCRKINDGGLIHKQHTHRFSTVPESCRTSPSEVDLLSTFIRSSLNELEGPSHCWFNRSTATKDLTGKNGVFLVVAGAFLESGHNSTFMFEKVKSLQQRHPSLNVMGFQVCKSVSSDVVRSHLAKTIMSEYITFPILVSTKSLSEMSDKMGYMIFKGMEGPLLLHDKDVDFEILETAIKELIVQQKEKPGLLHNLRGSWVKPLDALKEPYLCSPLQNLLLYFPGCIEVDEVNERLFLSDTNHHRIIVFDGNGKILDCIGSSPGFEDGEFESSKIIRPAALFYHNEDDYLYFVDSENHAIRRADMESRTVETLYPKPNVSETKSGLVSWIIDKLWSTKDIPSNSEEVDPRLLFYPWHLLKSLENDLFILNRSFETLWIMDLSSGIIKEVVKGSANIIDICGQLIKEKSSLVKEIPPSQLPQNNFSVEGISHAGLLSSVATFQDNIVICDTDGQVVLKYNKTCDSMTSFEFSNFGMLGLPYWLVPPMESAYAAGFGVSGLPLDHIQHFSLLPGRIDIRMKVEIPQETELVEPLDEACIWRQTRGTATETLGAENKAESTEKVGVAQQWYDELDELASLTQKQVDAEEDKNMSDSRVQDGNVFIDCAVNTSPGTSEVIINAALYLRHKSGDDSKKKQEVGRLIDALNPSGKGNNVFLRPLHVKLKINSLDHPKADNSKDIILTESAIQVNVSLK; encoded by the exons ATGGTGATGCGATCAGTAG GTAGATGGTATCATATATTAAGGAAGTATCAAGCATCCAGACGGGTAGTCAACTCGGTTGCTCTATATTCATGCCGGAAAATCAACGATGGTGGATTAATACATAAACAACATACTCATAG GTTTTCAACTGTACCAGAATCATGTAGAACGTCGCCTTCAGAGGTCGATCTATTGTCTACCTTCATCAGATCTAGTCTTAACGAGCTCGAAG GTCCCTCTCATTGTTGGTTCAATAGAAGCACTGCTACCAAGGATTTAACCGGGAAAAATGGAGTCTTCTTAGTTGTTGCTGGCGCTTTTCTTGAATCAGGCCACAATTCAACCTTTATGTTTGAAAAAGTAAAATCACTTCAACAAAG GCATCCTTCCCTGAATGTTATGGGATTTCAGGTCTGCAAATCAGTTAGCAGTGATGTTGTTCGTTCTCATTTAGCAAAGACTATCATGAGTGAATACATCACATTTCCTATTTTAGTCTCGACCAAATCTCTTTCTGAG atgtctgataaaatgggcTACATGATATTTAAAGGTATGGAAGGTCCTCTACTCTTGCATGACAAGGATGTGGATTTTGAAATTCTTGAGACAG CCATTAAGGAGTTAATCGTGCAACAGAAAGAAAAACCAGGATTGTTGCATAATCTGAGAGGCAGTTGGGTAAAGCCACTTGATGCTTTAAAGGAACCATATCTCTGTTCCCCATTGCAGAATTTACTTCTTTATTTTCCAG GTTGCATTGAGGTTGATGAAGTTAATGAACGGTTGTTTCTTTCTGACACAAATCACCACCGTATAATTGTGTTTGATGGCAATGGAAAGATCTTAGATTGT aTTGGATCTTCACCTGGATTTGAAGATGGAGAGTTTGAATCTTCTAAAATAATCCGCCCTGCTGCTTTGTTTTATCACAATGAGGATGATTACCTCTATTTTGTTGACTCAGAG AATCATGCTATAAGGAGAGCTGATATGGAGAGCAGGACAGTTGAGACATTATATCCAAAACCTAATGTCAGTGAGACAAAAAGCGGTTTAGTGAGTTGGATCATTGATAAACTTTGgagtacgaaagacattccttcAAATTCTGAGGAAGTTGATCCTAGATTACTTTTTTACCCCTGGCATCTTCTCAAGTCATTGGAAAACGACCTCTTTATTCTCAACCGCAG TTTtgaaactttatggatcatggATCTGTCATCTGGTATCATTAAAGAAGTGGTCAAAG GATCTGCAAATATTATAGACATCTGCGGACAGTTGATAAAGGAGAAATCATCCCTTGTAAAAGAAATACCGCCTAGTCAGCTTCCACAAAATAATTTCTCGGTGGAGGGTATTTCACATGCGGGTCTGCTCTCTTCCGTGGCAACTTTTCAGGACAATATCGTAATTTGTGACACAG ATGGTCAGGTGGTgctgaaatacaacaaaacttGTGACTCAATGACAAGCTTTGAGTTCTCAAATTTTGGAATGCTTGGATTGCCATACTGGTTGGTCCCCCCTATGGAATCAGCTTATGCTGC TGGTTTTGGGGTCTCGGGACTTCCCCTGGATCATATTCAACATTTCAGCTTGTTACCAG GCAGGATAGACATACGGATGAAAGTAGAAATCCCTCAAGAGACAGAGCTTGTGGAGCCGCTAGATGAAGCTTGTATATGGCGCCAAACAAGAGGCACTGCCACTGAAACTTTAGGAGCTGAGAACAAAGCTGAATCCACAGAAAAG GTTGGTGTGGCCCAACAATGGTATGATGAGTTAGATGAACTTGCGTCTTTAACACAAAAACAAGTGGATGCTGAAGAGGATAAAAACATGTCTGATTCCAGAGTGCAAGATGGAAATGTATTCATTGATTGTGCTGTGAATACTAGCCCAGGAACAAGTGAg GTTATTATCAATGCTGCATTGTACTTGAGACATAAAAGCGGTGATGATTCTAAGAAGAAGCAGGAGGTGGGTAGATTGATAGATGCTTTAAACCCGAGTGGGAAGGGTAACAATGTATTTTTGAGGCCATTACATGTCAAGTTAAAGATCAATTCACTTGACCACCCAAAAGCAGACAACTCAAAAGACATAATTTTGACAGAATCTGCTATACAAGTTAATGTTTCTCTCAAATAA